One region of Miscanthus floridulus cultivar M001 chromosome 19, ASM1932011v1, whole genome shotgun sequence genomic DNA includes:
- the LOC136529062 gene encoding deSI-like protein At4g17486 → MGSTPTVRAARQQQQRGAGEAASASSPVFLNVYDVTPANGYARWLGLGVYHSGVQVHGVEYAYGAHDGASSGIFEVVPRRCPGYTFRESVLVGTTELSRAEVRALMSDLAAEFPGDAYNLVSRNCNHFCDAACRRLVAGRARIPRWVNRLAKIGVVFTCVIPGNGRAVVRGRGGGESCPSSAAAAVGSRSARQEASPAPPRTRTFFRSLSVGRRNNLTMPRPLSASPPPPPPPLPLADASSGSTT, encoded by the exons ATGGGCTCCACCCCGACGGTGCGGGCagcgcggcagcagcagcagcgtggtGCGGGCgaggcggcgtcggcgtcgagcCCCGTCTTCCTCAACGTGTACGACGTCACCCCCGCCAACGGCTACGCCCGgtggctcggcctcggcgtctACCACTCCGGCGTGCAAG TTCACGGCGTGGAGTACGCGTACGGGGCGCACGACGGCGCGAGCAGCGGGATCTTCGAGGTGGTGCCGCGTCGGTGCCCCGGGTACACGTTCCGGGAGTCGGTGCTGGTGGGCACGACGGAGCTGAGCCGCGCCGAGGTGCGTGCGCTCATGTCCGACCTAGCCGCCGAGTTTCCAGGGGACGCCTACAACCTGGTGTCCCGCAACTGCAACCACTTCTGCGACGCCGCGTGCCGCCGCCTCGTCGCCGGCCGCGCACGCATCCCGCGCTGGGTCAACCGCCTCGCCAAGATCGGGGTCGTCTTCACCTGCGTCATCCCGGGCAACGGCCGCGCCGTCGTGCGCGGCCGCGGGGGCGGCGAGTCGTGCccatcctccgccgccgccgccgtcgggagCCGCTCCGCGCGCCAGGAGGCCTCGCCCGCGCCGCCAAGGACGAGGACGTTCTTCCGGTCCCTCTCCGTGGGCCGGCGGAACAACCTGACGATGCCCCGGCCACTGTCtgcctccccgccgccgccgccgccgccgctgccgctggcaGACGCCTCGTCGGGGTCCACCACGTAA
- the LOC136529543 gene encoding uncharacterized protein codes for MPFSCFAAGARGGGDPSAAPPSSSATSVYWTHLGGVTLTWSRAPIGLLLAAELRLAGDSDTAPARLAFRPWLPWRRRGSKRFSAPGGRAVKFSWDLSRARFAATGRRPEPVSRYYLHVSVDGELALAVGDHAPVASSAGLLLSRRENAVADDGRGEAYSTTVSVAGERHDVSLAVEGSTMWVAIDGEKALQVRRLQWKFRGSERLDLPSGRRIRVTWDLHGWLFCPDAAAVFVLRFETPDADEADDVDEYDDGASPHVVRQSSFSFRNHHQAHGGGGGGESWYSSDSDRRGWRRGPFRSGSDTSPSVSVASTSAASSAGSVATVSEWAAAEEAAALKDGGGFSLVVQLWKKRR; via the coding sequence ATGCCGTTCTCCTGCTTCGCCGCCGGCGCCCGAGGTGGCGGCGATCCGTCCGCGGCGCCGCCGTCCTCCTCGGCGACGTCCGTCTACTGGACCCACCTCGGCGGCGTCACGCTGACGTGGTCCCGCGCTCCGATCGGCCTCCTCCTGGCCGCGGAGCTCCGCCTCGCAGGGGACAGCGACACCGCGCCCGCGCGGCTCGCGTTCCGGCCGTGGCTCCcgtggcggcggcgcgggtcgAAGCGGTTCTCCGCGCCGGGCGGCCGCGCCGTCAAGTTCTCGTGGGACCTGTCGCGCGCCCGCTTCGCCGCCACGGGACGCCGGCCGGAGCCCGTGTCCCGGTACTACCTGCACGTCTCGGTGGACGGCGAGCTCGCGCTGGCCGTCGGGGACCACGCGCCCGTCGCGTCGTCCGCGGGGCTCCTCCTCTCCCGCCGGGAGAACGCCGTCGCCGACGACGGCCGAGGCGAGGCCTACTCGACCACCGTCAGCGTCGCGGGCGAGAGGCACGACGTGTCCCTCGCCGTGGAGGGCTCCACCATGTGGGTCGCCATCGACGGCGAGAAGGCGCTCCAGGTGCGCCGGCTCCAGTGGAAGTTCCGCGGCAGCGAGAGGCTGGACCTACCCAGCGGCCGCCGCATCCGCGTCACGTGGGACCTCCACGGCTGGCTCTTCTGCCCGGACGCGGCCGCCGTCTTCGTCCTCCGGTTCGAAACCCCCGACGCGGACGAAGCGGACGACGTGGACGAGTACGACGACGGCGCCAGCCCGCACGTAGTGAGGCAGAGTTCTTTCAGTTTCAGGAACCACCACCAGgcacacggcggcggcggcggtggcgagagCTGGTACAGCAGCGACAGCGATAGGAGGGGGTGGAGGCGCGGCCCGTTCAGGTCGGGCTCAGACACATCGCCGTCGGTGTCGGTGGCGTCGACGTCCGCGGCGTCGTCGGCCGGCAGCGTGGCCACGGTGTCGGAGTGGGCGGccgcggaggaggcggcggcgctcaaGGACGGCGGCGGGTTCTCCCTCGTCGTCCAGCTCTGGAAGAAGAGGAGATAG